The proteins below come from a single Tissierella sp. MB52-C2 genomic window:
- a CDS encoding sigma 54-interacting transcriptional regulator produces MEKVKMCLNLSKIKDIFNSLNLGVHVVDSRGVTILYNKACEEIEGIESNWIVGKDMKNLVSEGVYSESVALEVIEKGEVVGKTQKANGKNIFSTGVPIYEDGQLINVVVSVMDITSIENLKFQLNELKSVNIRMQRELDILNAKDTEDNYMIAKSKVIKDIQNLALRIAKVDSTVLITGESGVGKGVLSKYIHENSHRQKGTFVKVDCSSLPESLIESELFGYVEGAFTGAKKEGKIGLIQLAHKGTLFLDEIGELPLNLQVKLLSVIQDKVLQKVGGTENVHVDTRIIAATNKDLHQMVEEGKFRSDLYYRLKVVPIDIPPLKERKEDIVPLIQFFLERLNEHYNYHKRISSRAMQLLISYDWPGNIRELENEIERLVVTSEMDLISERDILSGEIGKIRTMTLDENKSFKENIYHYEKILLDEYMYKAEDIHELSKKTGLEASTLRKKAKRLGIDLKFGTGKNSR; encoded by the coding sequence ATGGAAAAGGTTAAGATGTGTTTAAATTTAAGTAAGATTAAGGATATATTTAATTCCTTAAATTTAGGAGTTCATGTAGTTGATTCTAGAGGTGTAACAATTTTATATAATAAAGCTTGTGAAGAAATAGAAGGAATTGAAAGCAATTGGATTGTAGGAAAAGATATGAAAAACCTTGTAAGTGAAGGAGTTTATTCTGAATCAGTTGCTTTAGAAGTTATTGAAAAAGGAGAAGTAGTAGGAAAAACCCAGAAAGCAAATGGAAAAAATATTTTTTCTACTGGAGTTCCAATCTATGAGGATGGGCAACTTATAAATGTAGTTGTAAGTGTTATGGATATAACAAGTATAGAGAATCTAAAGTTCCAATTAAATGAATTGAAAAGTGTAAATATAAGGATGCAAAGAGAATTGGATATATTAAATGCCAAGGATACAGAAGATAACTATATGATAGCTAAAAGTAAAGTCATAAAGGATATACAAAACTTAGCTCTTAGAATTGCAAAAGTAGACTCTACAGTGTTGATTACAGGAGAATCAGGAGTAGGAAAGGGAGTTCTTAGTAAGTACATACATGAAAATAGTCATAGACAAAAAGGAACTTTTGTAAAGGTAGATTGTTCATCACTTCCTGAAAGTTTGATAGAATCTGAACTATTCGGCTATGTAGAAGGTGCATTTACGGGGGCTAAGAAAGAGGGAAAAATAGGACTAATTCAATTAGCACATAAAGGAACTTTATTCTTAGATGAAATTGGAGAGTTACCACTTAATTTACAAGTAAAGCTCTTATCTGTGATTCAAGATAAAGTATTGCAAAAAGTTGGTGGTACAGAAAATGTACATGTAGATACTAGGATTATAGCTGCTACGAATAAGGACTTGCATCAGATGGTAGAGGAAGGGAAGTTTCGTAGTGACTTGTATTATAGATTGAAGGTTGTTCCAATAGATATTCCTCCCCTTAAGGAAAGGAAAGAAGATATAGTTCCATTGATTCAGTTTTTCTTGGAGAGATTAAATGAACATTATAATTACCATAAAAGAATTTCTTCAAGGGCAATGCAGTTGTTAATTAGTTATGATTGGCCTGGAAATATACGTGAATTAGAAAATGAAATTGAAAGATTAGTTGTAACATCTGAAATGGACTTAATAAGTGAAAGAGATATTTTAAGTGGAGAAATAGGAAAAATTAGAACCATGACATTAGATGAGAATAAATCTTTTAAGGAAAATATCTATCACTATGAGAAAATATTATTAGATGAATATATGTATAAAGCAGAGGATATACATGAGTTAAGTAAGAAGACTGGATTAGAGGCTAGTACCTTAAGGAAAAAGGCAAAAAGACTTGGAATTGATCTTAAATTTGGGACGGGAAAAAATTCCCGATAG